The Geobacillus genomosp. 3 genome segment CATGACCGATACCATCACTTCTTCAACGGTCCGTCCGCTTTTCGGATCGACGATATGTCCGTAATGAATCGTGTGTGACGGGACGTCTTTCAGCCGCTTTCCAGCCGGGCTCTGAAAAAGCCGGTCGGCAATCTCTACCGCTTCATCCCCGCTCAAACGGACGATGGCGATCGCCCCTTCTCCCATCGGTGTTGAAATAGCGGCAATCGTATCAAATTCTGTCACCGCTTTTCACCTCGCTTTTCTCCGTTCCTTTTATATCCACAGCCTTTTTTGACTGTCTTTACCTTGTGGATGTTTGTTTAGTTCAATTTTAACTTATCCACATGTGAATAACAATATGGCACGCTCAGCCCAGTTGTCTAAAAATGTATATGGCCGCTGCGAACCGGAATGCATATGGCGGCAACATAGCATGGAACTCAACCATTCAGGCACCCCGTGCTTATAAAAAAAGAGACCTCCTCTATGTTGTTTAGAGAGAGGCCTCTTTCCTTGGCGACTTTTTGTCTGCTGCTGGCGAAATGACGATCGAACGGTGCGGGTCAGCTCCGATCGAATAGGTGGAGACATGTTTATTGCCAGCCAGCGCCGCATGAATGATTTTTCGCTCATGCGCCGGCATCGGTTCAAGTTTGACTTCCTTCCCTGTCCTGACCACCCGTGCTGCCAGCTTGTTTGCCAGTTCGACCAGCGTCTGTTCCCTTCGTTCGCGGTAATTTTCGATATCGACGGCGATCGACACATATTCGTCCGCATGGCGGTTGGCGACAAGCTGTGCCAAAAACTGGAGCGCGTTTAACGTTTGTCCGTGTTTGCCGATCAGCAACCCGACCGGCCCTCCTTGGACGCGGAGCATCACCTGCTTGCCGCGGCGGGAGGCTTCAACAATCGCCCCTTCCGCCCCCATTTGTGTGATAATCTGCTGCAAAAAACGCACCGTCTCCTCGACCGGATCGATTTTCAACACCGCTTTTACAACCGCCGGCCGGCCGCCAAACAGGCCGAACCAGCCTTTTTTCCCTTCATCGATCACGACGATCTCTGTGCGCTCCCGAGGCACACCAAGCTGTGCAAGCGCCAATTGCACTGCTTCTTCGACCGTTGCGGCAGTCGCGGTCACTTCCTTCACTTTTTCGCTCCTCCTGAATGGGCAGAAACAGTCGGCCCTTTAATAAGATACGTTTGCACAATGGAGAAAATATTTCCGACGACCCAGTAAAGCGACAAGGCGGCCGGGAAGTTGATCGCAAAAATGACGATCATAATCGGCATCATCCAAAGCATCATCGCCATTTGTGGATTTTGCTGGGCAGAGCCGGCCATCATAATTTTTTGCTGGATAAACGTCGTCACTCCAGCGATCACCGGCAAAATAAAGTACGGGTCCTTTTCGCCAAGGTCGAACCATAAAAAGTTATGTTGGGCGATTTCCCTTGTGCGCATAATAGCATGATAAAACCCGATTAAAATCGGCATTTGAATTAAGATCGGAAAGCAGCCGGCCATTGGGTTGACCCCGTGTTTTTGGAACAGCAGCATCATCTCTTGCTGGAGCTTTTGCTGGGTTTGCGCATCTTTTGAACTATATTTTTTGCGCAACGCCTCGATTTCAGGCTGAAGCGCTTGCATCGCTTTCGCATTGCGCGTCTGCTGAATCATTAGCGGCAAAATGAGCAGGCGGATAAGAATGGTAACGACAATAATCGACAGCCCGAAGCTTCCGCCAAGCATCTCGGCGACGTATTTAATAAGCCAAGAAAGCGGATAAACGATATACTCGTTCCAAAACCCCTTGCTTTCTCGGGTAATTGGCTCGTTAATTTCCGTGCATCCGGACAACAAGGCAGCCAATGCACCGAG includes the following:
- the jag gene encoding RNA-binding cell elongation regulator Jag/EloR; the protein is MKEVTATAATVEEAVQLALAQLGVPRERTEIVVIDEGKKGWFGLFGGRPAVVKAVLKIDPVEETVRFLQQIITQMGAEGAIVEASRRGKQVMLRVQGGPVGLLIGKHGQTLNALQFLAQLVANRHADEYVSIAVDIENYRERREQTLVELANKLAARVVRTGKEVKLEPMPAHERKIIHAALAGNKHVSTYSIGADPHRSIVISPAADKKSPRKEASL
- the spoIIIJ gene encoding YidC family membrane integrase SpoIIIJ, with amino-acid sequence MKRRITLIVLLGALAALLSGCTEINEPITRESKGFWNEYIVYPLSWLIKYVAEMLGGSFGLSIIVVTILIRLLILPLMIQQTRNAKAMQALQPEIEALRKKYSSKDAQTQQKLQQEMMLLFQKHGVNPMAGCFPILIQMPILIGFYHAIMRTREIAQHNFLWFDLGEKDPYFILPVIAGVTTFIQQKIMMAGSAQQNPQMAMMLWMMPIMIVIFAINFPAALSLYWVVGNIFSIVQTYLIKGPTVSAHSGGAKK